CGGGTGGAAAAGCCCTGGCGGCTCGCGTGCAGCAGCTGCTTGATGATGCCGTCAGCACCGTTGAGCGCCGCCATCGCCTGCCGTTTTTGCGCCCGGTCCGAGTGCACGTGTTCGCCAATGCACGGACCTTCGCCCGGGAAAGCCCTTCGCCCAATACGGCCGGCGTCACGGTTGGGGGCGAACTCTACCTTTCCCCACGGCTCGCCGAAGCCCCGGAGAAGCTCAGCGGTATTCTCACGCACGAACTGGCCCACCAGCACTTTACCCAGTATCTCGGGGTCCGAAACGCCTACGAGATCCTGCCGCGCTGGTTCGCTGAAGGCTTCGCAGTGGTAGTTTCAGGAGCCGGGGCCGACCGGGTGAGCGAACAGGAAGCGATTCGCGCCATCATCAACGGCGAACAACTGTATCTCTCGGGCGACCCTCGATCCTTGCCCACCAACAGCCGCTCATATGGAGTGCAGCCGCACATGTTTTATCGGCAAAGCACGATGTTCGTGGAGTTTCTGGAGCGAAACTACGGCGAGGAGAAATTTGGGAACCTGCTGCGTCGCCTCTTCGGGGGCGAGAGGTTTGACGGCGCCTTTGTAGCGGCCTTCGGTAGGCCCGTGCCGATAGCCTGGTCGGAGTTTGTCGACTCGGTCAAAACAACACACCTTGCAGAGCCGGATCGGAAGCCGTAAAAAAACCGGCGCAACCTGTACGCCGGCCAAAGAGCGAGAGTGTGGAAGGAAAGAAGCGACCGGATCGATGATGCCGATCCGGTCCAGGGGATCCGTTACTGAAAATCAACCATCACCGTTTCACCGGAAGTTACCGTTACATTCCGGGTCGAGCTGAAGGTGATGTCATCATCGGTATCGGGCTGGTCGGCCGCCGCGTCGCAGGTCAAGGCAACGGTGTAGTCGCCCACGCCGAGGAAAGAGACCGTATAAGTATAGGCCCCAATGGACTCATCCAGGGCCAGTGCTCCGCTGGCCAGCGGTGAACTGTCGCCGTTGGCATATTCATCATCCGGGACGACATCCGATCCCGAATAGACATAGGCCGCGCAGCCGCTTTCGGCATCGGCGTCGGCGTCTGCCGGCGTCGTCCCAGACACCTCGTAGTTGCCGGACACGGTACCCGCTATATTCCCGGCAGCCTCGGTCTGGACGATACGCAGCGTCGGCCGCAATTTATAGCCATTGGCGTCTTCATGGACCGACTTGCGCAAGTCGAAATCGATAGTGAAATCCACTCCGCCCCCCTGGGGAACCGTAAAACCGCGATTCAGTTTCAGCCCGCTTTGATCCGCGGAGGGGATCGTCAGAGGATGTATGGCTCCGTCTTTCAATTCGATATAGGAAGCTTCGGTGCCGTCGGTGACATGCAGCCGGATCCAGTTATAGCGCCCCGCTGCCACAGTCACTCCCTCCAGCAGGGGTGCCGTTTCGCCGTTCTGAAGAGCGAGCAGATCGATCTGTCCCCCTGCGGCATCGAAGGTAACGGCCTCACCATCGGCCGGCTTCAGTTCCACGCTGTCAAACTGAACGACCACCGCCGTTGCTCCGTCGACAGGCGCATCAGTCACCAACAGGTCGACAGTCCCCGTACCACCATCACTGCCGCCGCAACCGGCCAACAGGAACGGTACCGCGAAAAGCGCATAACGTGGATGCATGGTTCTTCTCCGTTTTGGCATCAAATTTTTCGATTCAGCCTAACGGGAAAAAGTAGAAGACAACGTGGCTTGGATCACGCTGGCGGCCGTTTAAATTCACCGGCCGTGACGGGTATCACACGATAGGCCCTTCGGTGCCGTCGTCAGGCAGTTCTTCCGGAAGCAGATCTTCATGAAAAGCATCAACCCGGGCGGAGACGGCGTCCACCTTCTGGAAGCGGGCCAGGTGAAACAGCGCCTCACCTTCATGCACGAGCGGAAGATTACTGCGCCCGATAACGATTCCATCGCTCGGCGCACGCACTTCCAACTCAGATTCACCAAAGGAGTCGGAGACCATGCCGAGAAGGGTGCCCTTTTTCACCTTCGCGCCAATCGGGACCGATGCCCGAAAGATTCCACTCTCGGGCGCACGTACCCAGTTACTGGCCCTCGCCACGACGGGTCGGGGCTCGCTTTTTCGGGGGTGTCCCGTCGGGGGCAGCATTTTCAGCTCGCGAAGGACATTGACGATTCCACGGACACCGGCCCGAATGGAGACCTCATCGAAGCGCAGGGCCTCCCCCGCTTCATAGAGAAGCATCGGTACTCCCTTTTCGACCGCTGCCTGGCGCAGAGATCCGTCACGCAAGTCGGCATTGATCATGACCGGGGTGCCGAAGGCCTTGGCGATGCGGGCGGTCTCCTGATCATCGAGATAAGCGCGAATGTGCGGCAGGTTGGTGCGGTGCACACCGCCGGTGTGCAGGTCGATGCCGTACTGGCTCTGGGCGACGATCTCGGCCATGAACAGATTGGCGATACGTGCCGCCAATGAGCCGCGCTCCATGCCGGGGAAGCTGCGATTGAGATCGCGCCGGTCCGGAAGATATCGGGAGCGATCGAGGAAGCCGTGCACATTGACGATGGGGATGGCAATGAGCGCCCCGCGCAGCCGTTTCACAGCCGGATGCTTCAACAATCGGCGGATAATCTCGACACCGTTGAGTTCATCGCCGTGAATCGCGGCGCAAACAAACAGCGTCGGACCCTCACGGCGCCCGTTGATGACATGCACGGGCATGGCCAGATTGGTATGGGTATAGAGCTTCGCCACCGGCAGATTGATGGTCCGCCGCTCCCCGGGACCTACTGTCGATCCATTGATCGAAATCGCAGCGCCCACTATCCCGTACCCCGTGTCCGGGTCCGATTCGGGCGGGCGTGGGTTTCAATAAAGCGATAGATCATGCCTGCAATATCCTTGTGCGTGGCCGTCTCGATACCTTCCAGTCCGGGGGACGAATTCACTTCCAGGACGACCGGTCCTTCCCGGGATCGCAGAATATCCACGCCGGCCACGTTCAGCCCCATGGTTCGGGCCGCGCGTACGGCCGTAGAGCGTTCTGCGGGGCTGAGCTTGATGACCGAGGCCGTGCCGCCGCGATGAAGATTGGAGCGAAATTCGCCCTCCCGCGCCTGACGCATCATTGCCGCGACCACCCGTTGACCGATTACCAGGCAGCGGATATCGGCGCCGCCGGCCTCCTTGACGAACTCCTGCACCAGGAAGTCGGCTTTCAGTTCACGAAAGGCATCGATGACACTCTCGGCAGCCTTCTTGGTTTCCGCCAGCACCACCCCTTTACCCTGGGTACCCTCCAGCAGCTTGACCACCAGAGGTGCGCCCCCCACCAGGCGAATCAGGTCTTCGGTACTCTCCACACTGTGCGCGAAACTGGTGATGGGAAGACCGATACCTTTGCGCGAGAGTAGTTGCAGAGAGCGCAACTTGTCGCGACTGCGGCCGATGGCGACCGATTCGTTGAGCGGGAACGTATTCATCATTTCGAACTGCCGCAGAACCGCCAGTCCGTAAAAGGTGATCGATGCCCCGATACGGGGAATCACCGCATCGAAATGTTCCAGGCGTTCCCCCTTGTAGTAGATAGCCGGCCGCATGGTGGCGATATCCATATAGCATTTCAGGGTATCGAACACGTGGACCTCATGGTCCCTGGCATGGCCAGCCTCCACCAGACGGCGAGTGGAGTAGAGGTTTCGGTTGCGGGAAAGAATGGCGATTTTCATTTGACAACCTTTACAGGAACATTCAGGAAAACGATTTCATCGGCCAATGAACAAGCGGTCCGAACCGATTGGTTGCCGAAACAAGGACTACGTCGGTTCGGGCGGCCTGCCTATGAGATAGGAACTGCCTGGATGTACGACAAAACGGCCCTTGAGCGCCGTGCGCCCCAGCAGCATTCGGAACTGCATGGTATCCCGATGGGTAAGCGTCATTTCAATGGGCCATTCAAAGCCGCCCACACGGACCGGCGTAACAATCACAAAACGCTGTTCGCGATGTCCGCCGGAATCACTGACCCAGCGAAAATCGCTCACTTCCGCAAAACACTCTGCAACCGGTTTTTGGCGTTTTTGCATCGGATGCACAGCGAAGCGCACATGAAGGCTCCCCCGCTCCCGATAAGGCTTTACCGAGAAGGCATGGAGGGCCGATGTACGGGCGCCGGTGTCCACCTTGGCCTTGATGTGATCGATCCCCAGTTGCGGCAGCGAAACCCACTCACGCCAACCCACTCCCGGCAAATCCCGCTTGGGCATTTTTTCCCCTTGTTCAGACAGGTGAATCGCCCTGCCCTCGACCCGCAAAGTGAACGGCTTTTTTAATGAATAGGCAGAGGACACCTGAAGTATACTACCCGCCCGTTCTCTGCCAATCGCAACCCAATGCCTGAAAACCTGCTCATCTTACATCCGGCCGAACCGTACACCTGCATTTCCGAAGTCGAAATTCTGGAGGCCCTGCGCGAGATCGGCCTGGCAGATGACGAATTCGAATGGCAGGAAGAGCGCCATTTCCGCCCCGGTGAACGGTATCTACAGCTCATCACCTTTCTCGGCTGCTCTCCGGTCGTTTCGCTGGGCGAGCCGGGTGTCACCGGCGATGAATTTGCACATCTGGCGATCGAGGTGAAAGACGACCACCCGGTGCTGATGGCCGGCAGTAACATCAAGCAGCCTCGCTGCCCGAAGTGCCGCGAGCGGGTGACATCGGTTCAGGAAAACAGCAATTGGCAGTGTCCCGCCTGTGCCCACGAAACCACCACCGAATGTCTCGACTGGCGCCAAAGCGCGGGATTTGGCCGGATCTTCGTCAAGATTTGGGGGGTGTTCGAGGGCGAGGCCGTGCCTTCGGATGAGCTGCTGCGTCGCCTGGGGGCCATTGCCGATACGCCGTGGAAATACTTCTACCTGCGGCGCTAACAAAAACCGCAGGCGAACTGGCGACCGCGAAATCCGCCAAGGGCGGACTCCCGCCAATCCACCCTGCCGGTTAGAGGCGCTTGCGGACGATCGCGGCGATCTCCTCGTCGGAGAGGTCCACCGGGTTGCTCTTCATGCTGTTATTGCGCGAGCCGGCGACAATGCGGGGAATGTCCGCTTCACCGACACCGAACTCCGAGAGGCGCGGCAAGTCCAGCCGCCGGGTCCACTCCTCGAGGCTCTTCACCAGGACCCGGCAGGCGGAGCGCACCTCACCGGCTTCCCCGCCACTCAGCAGCCGGCCGACGGCCGCATACTTTTGCAGGGAGCGGTGTTCCGGATCGCGTACCTCCAGCGCATGCACGTTGACCTCGGTAGCAGCGGCCAATACGGTACCGCAGGCAACACCGTGCGGGATGGGAAACAGCGATCCGAACGGCTGCGCCAGCCCGTGCACGGAACCGAGACCTACCTGGGCCAGTGTAATCCCCGAGATCAGGGCGCCATAGGCCATGGCCGCACGTCCGCTGCGTGCCGCTTCCCCTTCGCCCCCCTGCAACGCATCGAAAAAACCGCCCGCAACTGCTTCAAGGCCGCTCCAGGCCAGCGCGTCGGTTACCGGATTGGCCCGCCTGGAAACATAGGACTCGATGAGTTGCGTGAAGGCATCCATACCCTGTGCCGCCATCAATTCACGCGGACAACCCGCCAGCAGCATCGGATCGATCAGGGCCACCCGGGCAACCATGGAATCATCACGAAACGATTTCTTGAAACCATCCGTGCCGCGCTGACTGAGCACCGCATTCTTGGTCGCCTCGCTGCCGGTGCCGGCGGTGGTGGGCACGGCGACCAACGGCAATGGAGTTCCCTCGTAAGGTAGACCGCGCCCCACGTCCTCCAGGTGGTCAAAAACCGAGTTGCCCCGGGGCAGTAGAGCGGCAATCGCCTTGGCGGCGTCCAGCACACTGCCGCCCCCGATCCCGGCCACCACGTTGATCTCACGCCCCACGCCGGAAACGATGTCATCGATTTGTCGGGGCGAGGGCTCATCCTCGACGGAGACGCATTCAAAGCGAACGCCCTGCTCTACTAGGCCACGTTTCAGGACCTCCCAGTGTGGTCCGGCCCGAAACGACTTGCCGCCCATCACCAGCAGCACAGAATCACCGTAGCTGCTGATCAGCCCGGGCAACTCCGAAAGGCGACCGTCACCAAAGACGATGCGGGGCAGGTTTCCTATCGTGAAAGCGTCTATTTTCATCATATTTGCCATCAACGGAACTTGCGCAGATACCACTTCTCGAAGGCAATCTTCGACCAGTGCCAGAACCGGCTGGCAGGCAGGACCACACCACGGCTGGGGTTGCGCATCACCAGCATTCCCTTGTCCACGCTATCGACAATGCACATCAGCTCAACCTTGAAGGTTTCGTTCGGTTCCCGTCCATTGAGCTCCGCTATCAGATTAGCGGCCGCGGCACCCGCCTGCAGATCGGCCATGTGCGCCTGTTTGGGCATCCATTCGGGCCCCGGAAACGAACCGCTGTCACCGGCCACATAGATCCGCTCACTGCCCTCCACGCGGCACTGGGCATCGGCCTTCAGCAGACCACCTTCGGAGCGGGAGAGTTCGGTGTTGTCGAACCACTGGTTGCCGGTCATGCCGGGCATGAACAGAATCAGATCGGCACTGAACTCGCCGCCCTCGGTGATCACCCGGTCCGCTTCAAAGGCTTTCATCTTGTGACCGAGGTGGGTGTCGATGCCCCGCTTCGCCATCTCATCCAGCAATCCCTTGACCGCCTTCGGACCCAGCCGTTTACCCGGTTCCGGTGCCGGGCTGAAGAACACCAATTTGAACTTGTCCCGCCGCCCCTGCTTGCGCAGCAGTGTGTCGATACCAAACAGGAACTCGAACATGGGTCCCCCGCGCATGGCCGACGGCTCCTTGGGATTGCCGCCGAAACCGATGGCGATAGTGCCGCCCTCCATGGACTCCAGCCGGTCACGGATTTGAACGGCGGCAGGGATCCCCTCACAGGGCGTGATGGCGTGTTCGATACCCGGGAGTTTCTTGATGAAACGGCCGCCAGTGGCAACCAGCAAAGCATCATTTTCCACCTCGCCGTTGTCCGTGAGCACCCGCCGCCCGTTGTCGGCCAGCCCGGTCACCGTACCGGCATGGAAACGCACATCGTGGCGGCGGAAAAAGGACTGCAACGGAACCACCAAATCCTCGGGTTTTCGCTGACCCGAGGGGATCCAGATCAGACTGGGCAGGAAAACGAATTCCGGCCGCGGAGCAATAACCGTGATCTCCGCTTCCTTGTCCAGAGCACGCAGACGCTCCACGGCGGTCACTGCGGCAAAGCCTGTTCCTGTCACCGTAATCCGCTGACTCATCCTCTTCCTCCCAATTCAAATACAGATAGTTTCCAAACTACACACGCCCTTATTACCTTTGCGGTTAGCTTTTCTTTCCATCAGGCGTGTGACAAATCGACTCATCATCGGGGTTTTCCACTGCCAGGGCGATGTCCTGAACCAGTTCACGCAGCTCTTCCAGGGTGATACAGCCGAGCATGCGTGCAAACAGATCAGGGTCGATCCGGACTTGGCATGGCGTACCATCCGATAATTGAACGCGGACGCCCGCGGCACTGTGTTCGATGACCTCGTCTTCGAGCAGTTCGGCAGTCTCCTGTAACAACTTTTCATACTGCTCGTCGATCGCCGCATCAAGCTCTTCGGACAGCTCTTCCGGGACCATGGCGATCAGCCCGTTTTTATCGGAGAAACGGTACTCCACGCCTTTCGTTTTCAGAAACTCTCCGAATCGATCCCTGATGCTTTCGTCAAAAAACAGGTATTCAAGCATTGTATTACTCCGCTAACGACGTGGAGGCCGACGAGCCATTGTGCCAAACCGCCAGTCTCTCATGCCACGCAAACGGCTTTTAATTTTGCTGCAGGCGTTTTCGGAGGAGATAGCGTCGGCGGGCCACAAAAGGCAGGAGTGTTATCACCCCCAGGAGGACGAATGCCAGCAAGACCTCGGGTGGAGCTGCATCTCCCTCCACGACCTCGCGCCCGGCAAAGCCCAGATAGGCATAGGCAAAGGAGCCGGGGCCCAAAAACGTGAAGGTGGTGAGCACATAGATCGAAAGGGAGATTCGGGTCAGACCGAATGCATAGTTAAGCAGGGCAAAGGGAAAGACGGGCACCAGCCGCGTGAAAGCCACAAATCGCCAGCCCTCCTTTTCCGCGCCGCGAATAACCTGCCGAAGCCGCCCATGGGTCTGTCGTCGTACCCAGTCAGAGGTGATGTAGCGTGCCGCGATAAACGCCAGAACGGCCCCCGTGGTGGCTCCGGCAAGGTTATAAAGCACGCCCCAGTAAGGCCCGAAGAGTGCCCCGCCGGCCAGCATCATCAAGGTCGATGGCACAAACAACACCACCCCAAGCGCAAAGATGGCAACGAACAGCAGCGGCGCCCAGAACCCGGCGCTCCGCACCGATTCCTCCAGTGCCTTACCCTCGAACTGGCCGCGATAGGCCAGAGCCAGGACGATGCCGAGTCCCAGCAAGACAATGATCAGGATGCGACCGATATGCTTTACCGCCACGGTTTTACCCCTAAACGCAGGTGTGCCGGACTACTGGCGGGCAAACGTCACGAAGGCGATGGCCTGTTCGCGTCCATCGGAAAGCGAGACAAACGTGTGAGTCACGCCCTGCTCGGCAAGCAACTCACGGGCCCGTCCGGAAAAGGTGAATTCAGGCCGGCCCAGTTCGTTATTGGCAATGCCGATCTGACGCAGACTCAAGCCGTTGCGAAAGCCTGTCCCGAATGCCTTGGCTGCTGCTTCCTTGGCCGCGAAACGCTTGGCCAGAAAAGCCGCGGGATTGCCCGCCCGTCGGTAGGCCTCCATCTCGTGTTCAACCAGGATGCGCCCGGCAAAGCGCTCCCCGTGGCGCTCTATGCTTGCGCGAATACGCGCGATGTCCACGATGTCCGTGCCTATGCCGACGATCATCGGCCGCTTCGCAGCAGTGTCCGGGTACGGGCCTCGACCATCAGCCGCTTCATTTCGCGAACGGACTCCTGCAAACCGCTGAAGAGTGCACGGGCGATGATCGCATGGCCGATATTCAGCTCCTGAATGGCGGGTATCCGGGCAATGCTTTCGACGTTGTGGTAGTGAAGACCATGCCCGGCATTCACCTGCAGACCCAGATCCCGGCCCCGAACGACGGCCGCTTCGATACGGTCCAACTCCACCGCGCTTTCGGCGGCATCTTTCGCGTCGGCGAAATGACCCGTATGGATCTCGATTACCGGCGCTGCCACTTCCGCTGCTGCCTCGATCTGCCGCGGATCGGCATCAATGAAGAGCGACACGCGAACGCCGGCTTCGGCCAACCGTTGACACGCCTCGCGCATGCGCGGCAATTGGCCGGCGACGTCCAGCCCCCCTTCAGTGGTGAGCTCTTCGCGTCGCTCCGGGACCAGACAACAATCCGAAGGTGCGATGCGTTCCGCGATCCCCAGCATCTCGTCCGTCACCGCCATCTCCAGGTTCATGCGCGTCTGGAGGATTCCCGCCAGGACCTCCACATCGCGATCCTGGATGTGACGGCGATCTTCACGCAGGTGAAGCGTGATTCCATCGGCACCGGCCTGCTCCGCCTCGATAGCTGCCTGTATCGGGTCGGGATACCGGGTTCCACGTGCCTGCCGCAGCGTTGCCACGTGATCGATATTGACGCCGAGGAGGATCTCCTGAATCTCGCCCACTTGCGTTACTCTCCTGATGGTTGTGGTCGTTTGCTACCCGCAAATTGCCGGAACAGGGCCCGGCTGGCGAGGGGCTTGTCGCCCAGATAGAGTCGGAGGGCGTTTCGCATCAGCAGCTTGGCCTCGGCCCGGCCTTGTGGATCCGGCGGCGGCAATCCGCTCGCCAGCGCCAGCAGGGTTTCGCCCCGCACCGGGATACCTCCGCCTCCCTGGTCGGGAACCGGGCCGCGCTCCAGATGATACCAATAACGACCTCCCGATTGTACGGGACCGCCGCCCTCCGCTTCATCCCCCAGCAACAGCCCGTATCCGAGACACTGCAGTAGATCCCGTTCAAACAGGCGTAGCGTCCATTCCATATCGGAACCCCTGGTCAACGCTGACACAGTACGGGCATAGACAGGATAGAGGTCCGGCTGGGGATCATGCCGCTCGACCAGGCGTAGCAGTACTTCATTCAGATAGAAGCCGCCCGCCAGGGCAGGACCGGCCGGAAACAGCGGCCGCTCCGCAGGTTCGGCACCGGTCAGGGTGCGGAGCTCGCCCCGCCCCGTCCAGGACAGCAGCAGTGGCTGAAAGGGCTGTAGCAGCCCCTTGAGTGCGGAGCGGGGTCGACGGGCGCCCTTTGCCACCAGTCCCACCCGACCATACCGGCCGGTGAATACCTCGAGCAAAAGACTGGTGTCGCGATAGGGTTTGCGGTGGAGAACGAATCCAGGTTCGAGAGATATTCGTCTCTCAGTATTCATCCCGGTAGCCGAAATTACGCAGGGAGCGCTCGCTGTCGGACCAGCCTTCCTTGACCTTGACCCAAAGCTCCAGAAACACGTGCTGTCCGAACAGGCGCTCCATGTCCAATCGCGCCTGCCGACCGACTTCCTTCAGAACCCGGCCGCCCTTGCCAATAACGATACGCTTCTGGCTGTCGCGCTCCACCCAGATGAGCGCATTGATGCGCAGCCGCTCCTCTTCTTCCCGAAACTGCTCGATCTCCACGGTCAGCGCATAAGGGATCTCTTTACCGAGGTTCCGCATCAGTTTTTCCCGGACCAGTTCGGCGGCCAGGAACCGTTCGCTGCGATCGGTCACCTGATCCGCGGGAAAGAGCGCGGGCCCTTCCGGAATCCGTTTTTCCACGACCGCTTCCAGCGCGCCGATATTGTCTCCCTTCAGGGCCGAGACCGGCAGCACCTCGTCAAACGCATGGCGCTGCCCCAATTTCGCCAGATACGGCAGCAATTCATTCTTTTCGTTCAGCCGATCGACCTTGTTGACCACAGCCATCACCGGAGCCCGGGCATTTTTCAGCTGCAGGAGAACGTTTTCATCCTCATCGGTCCAGCGGCCTGCCTCGAGTACGAACAGGATCAGGTCCACATCGCTCAGCGATGAGCTGGCCGCCCGATTCATGTAGCGATTGACCGCCTTTTTTGCCTGCAGATGCAGGCCGGGTGTGTCCACATAGATCACCTGCAGGTCACCCTCGCTCTTGATGCCGAGGATCCGGTGCCGGGTCGTCTGTGGTTTATGGGAGGTGATACTGATCTTCTGGCCGAGGATGTGGTTCATCAACGTCGACTTGCCTACGTTGGGACGGCCAACGATCGCCACGAAGCCACTACGCGTCACTTCAACCATTTTCCAGTTGCTCCAGAGCGGCCTTTGCCGCCGCTTGTTCGGCCTTGCGCCGGCTGCCCCCGGTTCCTTTCACCAGCATATCCAGTCCGGAGATGCGGCAGCCGACCACAAATGTCTGTTCATGGGCATCACCCTCTACCGAGAGGACGGAATAGCCGGGAAGGGGTTCATGCCGTGACTGCAGAAGCTCCTGAAGGCGTGTTTTGGGATCCTTGAGCACCTCCGATGGGGAAACGTTCTGCAGTTCTTCTTCAAAAAGTGACAGGATACGTGTGCGGGCGGCCGCAATACCGGCATCGAGATAGACGGCACCAATCAGTGCCTCAAGACCATCGGCCAGAATGGATTCGCGTCGAAAACCGCCGCTTTTGAGTTCACCCGGACCGAGTCTCAGGTGCTCTCCCAAATCCAGCGTGATGGCCAGGCGAGCCAGCGTCTCTCCTTTGACCAGAGCCGCCCGTAGCCGGCTCAGCGTGCCCTCGTTCGCTTTGGAGAAGCGCTCGTAGAGTTCGGCAGAGATGACAAAGCTAAGAACCGCATCACCCAGAAACTCCAGACGTTCATTGTTTGCACTGCCTGCACTGCGATGGGTCAGTGCCGCCTCCAGCAGTCGCTGATCACCGAACGTATGCCCCAGGCGCCGACTCAGTCGTTCCAGGTCGCCCCTCAAGGTGCCCTCACCTCTACGCGATCATCGAATGAAACCACGAAATCGATGTTCGATATGAATGGTGTGCGGACCTCATAGGCGATACCGACCTTGTAAACGCCCCGGCCGCGCTCGATTTCGATATCGGTGCGTTTCACGCTTTCCACGTCGTTGATATTCAGGCGTTTCGTCAGTTTACTGCGAATCTCCGAGGGCCCCATCGGCTCCTTCTCTTTGGCCAGGCTCTCAAGAGAGGAAGTCACTGCCATATGCTCGATATAGACAGGAAAAAGCTTCAGGACCATCATTGTCAAAAAGGCGATAACACCCAGAATCACAATCCAGCTAATCAGGGTAATCCCCTGCTCGCGAGTGTGCTGTTTCATGTTAGATGGCACTTTCAGAGTCCTCCAAAAGCGTCAGGACAAGGCGCAGCGCGCAGGCAATGGTCATCCCTTGTCAAGCGCTGCAACGCCGTCATGGCGCTTTTGGGGGGCTCCCTCCGGGCGAGCCGCTGGCCGGCCATCTGCGGCGTTACGCTTGCTTGAAAGGGGCCCGCCATTCCTGCGCAAGCGCGCCTTGCATCTGGCCGTCCAGCGGCTCGCTGAAAGCGCCATTTAACATGAAACAGTACACTAACCCGCATCGCGCTGCTCCCAAACAATCAATCGATCCGCGTACCAATCCGATCCCAGGCGATAATACCGTCCGCTCCCGAATCCCAATTCATCCAGACAAAAAACGCCTTGCCGACCACATTACGGTTCGGAACCGTTCCCCAGAAACGGCTGTCCCGGCTGTTGTCGCGGTTATCGCCCATGACGAAGTATTCGTCGTCGGGGACGGTGAAAGAAAAATCCCGATCCTGACGGTCCGGCCACACCAGGATCCGGTGCTCGTTTCCCGGCAATGCCTCTAGCCGCTCGCTGGCACC
This genomic interval from Thiohalomonas denitrificans contains the following:
- the era gene encoding GTPase Era produces the protein MVEVTRSGFVAIVGRPNVGKSTLMNHILGQKISITSHKPQTTRHRILGIKSEGDLQVIYVDTPGLHLQAKKAVNRYMNRAASSSLSDVDLILFVLEAGRWTDEDENVLLQLKNARAPVMAVVNKVDRLNEKNELLPYLAKLGQRHAFDEVLPVSALKGDNIGALEAVVEKRIPEGPALFPADQVTDRSERFLAAELVREKLMRNLGKEIPYALTVEIEQFREEEERLRINALIWVERDSQKRIVIGKGGRVLKEVGRQARLDMERLFGQHVFLELWVKVKEGWSDSERSLRNFGYRDEY
- the recO gene encoding DNA repair protein RecO, with protein sequence MNTERRISLEPGFVLHRKPYRDTSLLLEVFTGRYGRVGLVAKGARRPRSALKGLLQPFQPLLLSWTGRGELRTLTGAEPAERPLFPAGPALAGGFYLNEVLLRLVERHDPQPDLYPVYARTVSALTRGSDMEWTLRLFERDLLQCLGYGLLLGDEAEGGGPVQSGGRYWYHLERGPVPDQGGGGIPVRGETLLALASGLPPPDPQGRAEAKLLMRNALRLYLGDKPLASRALFRQFAGSKRPQPSGE
- a CDS encoding DUF4845 domain-containing protein, yielding MKQHTREQGITLISWIVILGVIAFLTMMVLKLFPVYIEHMAVTSSLESLAKEKEPMGPSEIRSKLTKRLNINDVESVKRTDIEIERGRGVYKVGIAYEVRTPFISNIDFVVSFDDRVEVRAP
- the pdxJ gene encoding pyridoxine 5'-phosphate synthase, giving the protein MGEIQEILLGVNIDHVATLRQARGTRYPDPIQAAIEAEQAGADGITLHLREDRRHIQDRDVEVLAGILQTRMNLEMAVTDEMLGIAERIAPSDCCLVPERREELTTEGGLDVAGQLPRMREACQRLAEAGVRVSLFIDADPRQIEAAAEVAAPVIEIHTGHFADAKDAAESAVELDRIEAAVVRGRDLGLQVNAGHGLHYHNVESIARIPAIQELNIGHAIIARALFSGLQESVREMKRLMVEARTRTLLRSGR
- the rnc gene encoding ribonuclease III, whose product is MRGDLERLSRRLGHTFGDQRLLEAALTHRSAGSANNERLEFLGDAVLSFVISAELYERFSKANEGTLSRLRAALVKGETLARLAITLDLGEHLRLGPGELKSGGFRRESILADGLEALIGAVYLDAGIAAARTRILSLFEEELQNVSPSEVLKDPKTRLQELLQSRHEPLPGYSVLSVEGDAHEQTFVVGCRISGLDMLVKGTGGSRRKAEQAAAKAALEQLENG